In Paracoccus aminophilus JCM 7686, a single window of DNA contains:
- a CDS encoding ABC transporter permease subunit: protein MTDATVKISDSAIRRRMLKEFWFYFSQNRGAVAGLVVFVLLVLTAVFASVIAPHDPTQQYRDALLVPPIWQEGGRAGFLLGTDAVGRDILSRLIYGAQYSLFIGIVVVAIALTGGIIIGLIAGFFGGWVDNVIMRVMDVVLAFPSLLLALVLVAVLGPGLTNAMIAIAIVYQPHFARLTRAAVMGEREREYVAAARVAGAGNLRLMFKTILPNCLAPLIVQATLSFSSAVLDSAALGFLGMGAQPPASEWGTMLAEAREFILRAWWVVTLPGLAILISVLAINLMGDGLRDALDPKLKRS from the coding sequence ATGACCGACGCAACCGTCAAAATCTCGGACAGCGCGATCCGTCGCCGGATGCTCAAGGAGTTCTGGTTCTACTTCAGCCAGAACCGGGGCGCGGTGGCGGGGCTTGTCGTCTTTGTCCTTCTCGTCCTGACCGCAGTCTTCGCCTCGGTCATCGCCCCCCATGACCCGACCCAGCAATATCGCGACGCGCTCCTCGTGCCGCCGATCTGGCAAGAGGGTGGTCGCGCGGGCTTCCTGCTCGGCACCGATGCGGTCGGACGTGATATCCTGTCGCGGCTGATCTATGGCGCGCAATATTCGCTCTTTATCGGCATCGTCGTTGTGGCCATCGCCCTGACCGGCGGCATCATCATCGGCCTGATCGCGGGCTTCTTCGGCGGCTGGGTCGATAACGTCATCATGCGCGTCATGGATGTCGTTCTGGCCTTCCCCTCGCTCTTGCTGGCGCTGGTGCTGGTCGCGGTGCTTGGCCCGGGCCTGACCAATGCGATGATCGCCATCGCCATCGTCTACCAGCCCCATTTCGCCCGCCTCACCCGCGCGGCGGTGATGGGCGAGCGCGAGCGCGAATATGTCGCGGCGGCGCGTGTCGCGGGCGCGGGCAATCTGCGGCTGATGTTCAAAACCATCCTGCCGAACTGCCTCGCCCCCCTGATCGTTCAGGCGACGCTCTCCTTCTCCTCGGCGGTGCTCGACTCGGCGGCTCTGGGCTTTCTCGGCATGGGCGCCCAGCCCCCGGCCTCGGAATGGGGCACCATGTTGGCCGAGGCGCGTGAATTCATCCTGCGCGCCTGGTGGGTCGTCACTTTGCCCGGCCTCGCCATCCTGATCTCGGTTCTCGCGATCAACCTGATGGGCGACGGGCTGCGCGACGCGCTTGACCCGAAACTGAAGCGGAGCTGA
- a CDS encoding ATP-binding cassette domain-containing protein, translating into MSVVEAHNLVRDYLIPGSMMRAAKTVRAVKGISFSVERGQTLAIVGESGSGKSTLARIVALIDPASGGEIRIEGKAVDISKHRPDREMRSKVQMVFQNPYGSLNPRQKIGDVLMEPLLLNTNTPAAERRERAEAMLVKVGLGPEHFNRYPHMFSGGQRQRIAIARALMLNPTLLVLDEPVSALDLSVQAQVLNLLADLQDEFNLAYVFISHDLSVVRYIADDVLVMHKGEAVEQGSREEVFADPKHPYTRELFAATPVTDIEAIRKRVAARAAARALAAEV; encoded by the coding sequence ATGAGCGTCGTCGAAGCCCATAACCTCGTGCGCGACTATCTCATCCCCGGCTCGATGATGCGCGCGGCCAAGACGGTGCGCGCGGTCAAAGGGATCAGCTTCTCGGTCGAGCGCGGCCAAACGCTCGCCATCGTCGGCGAATCCGGTTCGGGCAAATCGACCCTCGCCCGGATCGTCGCGCTGATCGACCCGGCCTCGGGCGGCGAGATCCGCATCGAGGGCAAAGCCGTCGACATCTCGAAACACCGCCCCGACCGCGAGATGCGCTCGAAGGTGCAGATGGTCTTCCAAAACCCCTATGGCAGCCTCAACCCGCGCCAGAAAATCGGCGATGTGCTGATGGAGCCGCTTCTCCTGAACACAAATACCCCCGCCGCGGAGCGGCGCGAGCGGGCAGAAGCGATGCTGGTGAAGGTTGGGCTCGGGCCCGAGCATTTCAACCGCTATCCGCATATGTTCTCGGGCGGCCAGCGCCAGCGCATTGCGATTGCGCGGGCCTTGATGCTCAACCCGACGCTGCTGGTGCTTGATGAGCCGGTCTCGGCGCTCGATCTTTCGGTTCAGGCGCAGGTGCTGAACCTGCTGGCCGATCTGCAAGATGAGTTCAACCTCGCCTATGTCTTCATCAGCCATGACCTCTCGGTCGTGCGCTATATCGCCGATGATGTCCTGGTGATGCACAAGGGCGAAGCAGTGGAACAGGGCAGTCGCGAAGAGGTCTTCGCCGATCCCAAGCACCCCTATACGCGCGAGCTCTTCGCCGCGACCCCGGTCACCGATATCGAGGCGATCCGCAAACGGGTCGCCGCGCGCGCCGCTGCGCGGGCCCTGGCGGCAGAGGTTTGA
- a CDS encoding bile acid:sodium symporter family protein has protein sequence MAIAQIEASLKRVGLDRYMMLLILMVVLATLLPARGASAEVLTQVTYWAVGLLFFIYGAKLSTATILAGLSNWKLQISCLMCTYAVFPLLGLALAPIASLYLPSAFAIGILYIGCLPSTVQSSIAFTSVAKGNVAGAVCAASVSNILGVFMAPLLFALLIPSSTGVEIGADAVWKILQQILLPFAVGQLCRPLIGGWLNRHKQITGIVDRGSILLIVYSAFSAGVVNGIWHVVDAQHMFGLWLLVAFMLAAGMTISMLAGRAGGMDRGDLVALFYCGSTKSLATGLPMAGVLFAGQDVAMIVLPLMFFHTTKLFACAIISQRQAMAIAATA, from the coding sequence ATGGCGATTGCACAAATTGAGGCGAGTTTGAAGCGGGTCGGCCTTGACCGCTATATGATGTTGCTCATCCTGATGGTGGTTCTGGCGACGCTGCTTCCGGCGCGCGGTGCCTCGGCCGAGGTGCTGACGCAGGTCACCTATTGGGCGGTGGGGCTGCTCTTTTTCATCTATGGGGCGAAGCTCTCGACCGCGACGATTCTCGCCGGGCTGTCGAATTGGAAGCTGCAGATCTCCTGCCTGATGTGCACCTATGCGGTCTTTCCGCTGCTCGGCCTTGCGCTGGCGCCGATCGCGAGCCTTTATCTGCCCTCGGCCTTCGCGATCGGCATCCTCTATATCGGCTGCCTGCCTTCGACCGTGCAAAGCTCGATCGCCTTTACTTCGGTGGCCAAGGGCAATGTCGCGGGCGCGGTTTGCGCGGCCTCGGTCTCGAATATCCTTGGCGTCTTCATGGCGCCTTTGCTCTTCGCGCTGCTGATCCCCTCGAGCACCGGGGTCGAGATCGGCGCCGATGCGGTCTGGAAAATCCTGCAACAGATTCTGCTTCCCTTCGCGGTCGGGCAGCTGTGTCGGCCGTTGATTGGCGGCTGGCTCAATCGGCATAAGCAGATCACCGGCATCGTTGACCGCGGCTCGATCCTGCTCATCGTCTACTCCGCCTTCAGCGCAGGCGTGGTTAACGGGATCTGGCATGTGGTCGATGCCCAGCACATGTTCGGGCTGTGGCTGCTGGTCGCCTTCATGCTCGCCGCCGGGATGACGATTTCGATGCTCGCGGGACGAGCAGGCGGGATGGATCGCGGCGATCTGGTGGCGCTGTTTTATTGCGGCTCGACCAAATCTCTGGCGACGGGGTTGCCGATGGCGGGGGTGCTCTTTGCCGGACAGGATGTCGCGATGATCGTGCTGCCCTTGATGTTCTTCCACACCACCAAGCTTTTTGCCTGCGCGATCATCTCGCAACGGCAGGCCATGGCAATCGCTGCGACCGCTTGA
- a CDS encoding ABC transporter substrate-binding protein, with amino-acid sequence MSFLSKRFLATTALAVMAAAPLHAKTFVYCSEGSPEGFDPAPYTAGTTFDASAHAVYNRLAQFKPGTTEVEPALAESWDVSEDGKEYTFHLRKGVKFQSNDKFTPTRDFNADDVIFSFERQGKADNPWHEYIPGLTFEYYSSMEMDKLIKSIEKIDDNTVKFTLNQPEAPFMANIAMPFLSIVSKEYADTLEKAGTKEDLNNAPIGTGPFKFVAYQKDAVIRYQKNADYWGEAPKIDDLVFAITPDAAVRLQKLKANECQLMPFPAPADIAAIKADPNLKLDEQAGLNVGYLAYNTTIAPFDKPEVRKALNMAMDKKALVEAVYQGSGEVAKNPIPPTMWSYNDAIKDDEYNPEAAKKLLEEAGVKDLSMEIWAMPVQRPYMPNARRAAEMMQADFAKIGVKVEIVSYEWGEYLKKSMDPTRKGAVILGWTGDNGDPDNFLSVLLSCAAANDAGANRAFWCNKEFSDLLAKAKVANDHDERVKLYEEAQVIFKDQAPWATLAHSTQYVPMAKNVTGFVQSPLGDYAFDNVDLTE; translated from the coding sequence ATGTCTTTTCTCTCGAAGCGGTTCCTCGCGACCACCGCTCTGGCCGTGATGGCCGCTGCGCCGCTCCACGCCAAAACCTTCGTTTATTGCTCGGAAGGCTCGCCCGAGGGCTTTGATCCCGCGCCCTATACCGCCGGCACGACCTTCGATGCCTCGGCCCATGCCGTTTATAACCGTCTGGCCCAGTTCAAGCCCGGCACGACCGAGGTCGAGCCCGCTCTGGCGGAAAGCTGGGACGTGTCCGAAGATGGCAAGGAATACACCTTCCATCTGCGCAAGGGCGTGAAATTCCAGTCGAATGACAAATTCACCCCGACCCGCGACTTCAATGCCGATGACGTGATCTTCAGCTTTGAGCGTCAGGGCAAGGCCGATAACCCGTGGCATGAATATATTCCGGGCCTGACCTTCGAGTATTACAGCTCGATGGAAATGGACAAGCTCATCAAGAGCATCGAGAAAATCGACGACAACACCGTCAAATTCACGCTGAACCAGCCTGAAGCGCCCTTCATGGCCAATATCGCCATGCCCTTCCTGTCGATCGTGTCGAAAGAATATGCCGATACGCTTGAAAAGGCCGGGACCAAGGAAGATCTGAACAACGCGCCGATCGGCACGGGCCCGTTCAAATTCGTCGCCTATCAGAAAGATGCGGTCATCCGCTATCAGAAGAACGCCGATTACTGGGGCGAAGCGCCGAAGATCGACGATCTCGTGTTTGCAATCACGCCCGATGCCGCCGTGCGTCTGCAAAAGCTCAAGGCCAATGAATGCCAGCTGATGCCCTTCCCGGCACCCGCCGACATCGCCGCGATCAAGGCCGATCCGAACCTCAAACTGGACGAACAAGCCGGTCTGAACGTCGGCTATCTCGCCTATAACACCACGATCGCGCCCTTCGACAAGCCGGAAGTCCGCAAGGCGCTGAACATGGCGATGGACAAGAAAGCGCTGGTCGAAGCGGTTTATCAGGGCTCGGGCGAAGTCGCCAAGAACCCGATCCCGCCGACCATGTGGAGCTATAACGACGCGATCAAGGACGACGAATACAACCCCGAAGCCGCGAAAAAGCTGCTCGAGGAAGCAGGCGTCAAGGATCTCTCGATGGAGATCTGGGCGATGCCGGTGCAGCGTCCCTATATGCCGAACGCCCGTCGTGCGGCCGAGATGATGCAGGCCGATTTCGCCAAGATCGGCGTCAAGGTCGAGATCGTCTCCTATGAATGGGGCGAGTATCTCAAGAAGTCGATGGACCCGACCCGCAAGGGCGCGGTGATCTTGGGCTGGACCGGCGACAATGGCGACCCGGACAACTTCCTCTCGGTTCTGCTCTCCTGCGCGGCGGCCAATGATGCCGGTGCGAACCGCGCCTTCTGGTGCAACAAGGAGTTCTCGGATCTGCTGGCCAAAGCCAAGGTCGCCAATGATCACGACGAGCGTGTGAAGCTTTACGAAGAGGCTCAGGTCATCTTCAAGGATCAGGCGCCTTGGGCCACGCTGGCTCACTCGACCCAATATGTCCCGATGGCGAAGAACGTGACGGGCTTTGTGCAGTCTCCGCTTGGCGACTACGCTTTCGATAATGTAGATCTCACTGAATAA
- a CDS encoding ABC transporter ATP-binding protein, with translation MALLSIRNLTVRFATSTGSFTAVDGIDVTVDKGDVLAIVGESGSGKSVSMLAVMGLLPDTATVTADEMRFDGRDLLKLSPKERRKIIGREITMIFQEPIASLNPSFTAGYQIEEVLRFNAGLDRRAARARALELFRQVGLPDPEQKLKAYPHQMSGGQCQRVMIAMAIATEPRLLIADEPTTALDVTVQKQILDLLTEIQERSGMALILITHDMGVVAETADRVAVQYKGHKMEEADVLTLFENPQNPYTRALLSALPENATGDRLPTVADFMAKPEVRP, from the coding sequence ATGGCACTTCTTTCCATCAGAAACCTCACCGTCCGCTTCGCGACCTCGACCGGTAGCTTCACTGCGGTCGACGGGATCGACGTGACTGTGGACAAGGGCGATGTGCTGGCCATCGTCGGCGAGTCGGGCTCGGGCAAATCGGTCTCGATGTTGGCGGTGATGGGGCTCTTGCCCGACACCGCCACCGTCACCGCCGATGAGATGCGCTTCGACGGCCGCGATCTTCTCAAGCTCTCCCCCAAAGAGCGGCGCAAGATCATCGGGCGAGAGATCACCATGATCTTCCAGGAACCGATCGCCTCGCTCAACCCCTCCTTCACGGCGGGTTATCAGATCGAGGAAGTCCTGCGCTTCAACGCGGGCCTCGACCGCCGCGCCGCCCGCGCCCGCGCGCTCGAGCTCTTCCGCCAGGTCGGCCTGCCCGACCCCGAGCAAAAGCTCAAAGCCTATCCGCATCAGATGTCGGGCGGACAATGCCAGCGCGTGATGATCGCCATGGCCATCGCGACCGAGCCGCGCCTGCTCATCGCCGATGAACCGACCACCGCGCTCGACGTGACCGTGCAAAAGCAGATCCTCGATCTGCTGACCGAGATTCAGGAACGCTCGGGCATGGCGCTGATCCTGATCACCCATGACATGGGCGTGGTCGCGGAAACCGCCGATCGCGTCGCCGTCCAGTACAAGGGCCATAAAATGGAAGAGGCCGATGTGCTGACGCTCTTTGAAAACCCGCAAAACCCCTATACCCGCGCGCTGCTTTCGGCCCTGCCGGAAAACGCGACCGGAGACCGCCTGCCGACGGTCGCGGACTTCATGGCCAAACCGGAGGTCCGCCCATGA
- a CDS encoding ABC transporter permease subunit gives MLTFILKKILYLIPTFLGITIVAFGFIRLLPGDPVLLMAGERGVSAERYAVISAQLGYDKPIWQQYLLYLNNLFHGDFGNSLVTKKPVLTEFFALFPATIELGLVAIILATAIGVPIGVIAAIKRGSWFDQLSMTGALIGFSMPIFWWGLLLIIFFSGTLGWTPVSGRISLMYFFPPVTGFMLIDSVLSGQKGAFASAVRHLILPSVVLATIPLAVIARQTRSAMLEVMGEDYVRTAKAKGLSPTRVIGVHALRNAMIPVITTIGLQIGVLMAGAILTETIFSWPGIGKWMIDSISRRDYPVVQSGLLLIAAIVMIVNLIVDLTYGLINPRIRHK, from the coding sequence ATGCTCACATTCATCCTCAAGAAAATCCTCTATCTGATCCCGACCTTTCTCGGGATTACGATTGTCGCTTTCGGTTTCATCCGGCTGTTGCCCGGCGATCCCGTCCTGCTGATGGCCGGCGAACGCGGCGTCTCGGCCGAGCGTTACGCGGTGATTTCGGCACAACTCGGCTATGACAAGCCGATCTGGCAGCAATATCTGCTCTATCTGAACAACCTCTTCCACGGCGATTTCGGCAATTCGCTTGTCACGAAAAAGCCGGTCCTGACCGAGTTTTTCGCGCTCTTTCCCGCCACGATCGAGCTTGGTCTGGTCGCGATCATCCTCGCGACGGCGATTGGCGTGCCGATTGGCGTGATCGCGGCGATCAAGCGCGGCTCGTGGTTTGACCAGCTGTCGATGACCGGGGCGCTGATCGGCTTTTCGATGCCGATCTTCTGGTGGGGGCTGCTGCTCATCATCTTCTTCTCGGGCACGCTTGGCTGGACCCCGGTGTCGGGGCGCATCTCGCTGATGTATTTCTTCCCGCCCGTGACCGGCTTCATGCTGATCGACAGCGTGCTGTCGGGCCAGAAAGGCGCCTTCGCCTCGGCGGTCAGACACCTGATCCTGCCCTCTGTGGTGTTGGCCACGATCCCGCTTGCGGTGATCGCGCGCCAGACGCGCTCGGCCATGCTCGAAGTCATGGGCGAGGATTATGTCCGCACCGCCAAGGCCAAGGGCCTGAGCCCGACCCGTGTGATCGGCGTCCATGCTTTGCGCAATGCGATGATCCCGGTCATCACCACCATCGGCCTGCAAATCGGCGTGCTGATGGCGGGCGCGATCCTGACCGAGACGATTTTCTCTTGGCCGGGGATCGGCAAATGGATGATCGACTCGATCTCGCGGCGTGACTATCCGGTCGTGCAATCAGGCCTTCTGCTGATCGCCGCCATCGTGATGATCGTGAACCTGATCGTCGACCTGACCTATGGTCTCATCAACCCGAGGATCCGGCACAAATGA
- a CDS encoding HAD family hydrolase: MLFPRAIIFDLDDTLLTAYRTPEKTWGAIIAEHAEALGEHDSRWVTAEVLARVLDFLAEEEHRKLWRLEGDETRRRVVRSAFHRLNLQRPPSSEPLHGVDADRIADRFESFLEETITLKPDAHEMLDALGALGIRLGLLTNGSGPRQRGKIARFDLARHFAAIQIEEEFGEGKPDPRVYEAILSDLESPAQDSWMIGDDPNWDIAAPKALGLATVFYSEDPTAPTPPEADARVASLSAILPLVRAAA; encoded by the coding sequence ATGCTCTTTCCGCGCGCGATCATCTTCGACCTCGACGACACTTTGCTGACCGCCTATCGCACACCGGAAAAGACTTGGGGCGCGATCATCGCCGAACATGCCGAGGCTCTGGGCGAGCATGACAGCCGCTGGGTCACGGCTGAGGTGCTGGCCCGCGTGCTCGACTTTCTCGCCGAGGAAGAGCACCGCAAACTTTGGCGGCTCGAGGGTGACGAGACGCGGCGCCGGGTCGTGCGCTCGGCCTTTCACCGGCTCAATCTGCAACGCCCGCCCTCCTCCGAGCCCTTGCATGGCGTCGATGCCGACCGCATTGCCGACCGCTTCGAAAGCTTCCTCGAAGAGACGATCACGCTGAAACCCGACGCCCATGAGATGCTCGACGCGCTTGGCGCACTGGGGATCCGGCTGGGTCTGTTGACCAATGGCTCGGGGCCGCGCCAGCGCGGTAAAATCGCGCGGTTCGACCTCGCCCGCCATTTCGCGGCGATCCAGATCGAAGAGGAATTCGGCGAAGGCAAGCCCGACCCCCGCGTCTATGAAGCCATTTTGTCGGATCTGGAGAGCCCGGCACAGGACAGCTGGATGATCGGCGATGATCCGAATTGGGATATTGCCGCGCCAAAGGCTCTGGGTCTGGCCACGGTCTTTTATTCCGAAGATCCCACCGCCCCGACCCCGCCCGAGGCCGATGCGCGGGTCGCCAGCCTGAGCGCGATCTTGCCCTTGGTGCGCGCCGCCGCCTGA
- a CDS encoding aminotransferase class V-fold PLP-dependent enzyme, producing MPDWSPLPDAPLFPPEGYAPLADAIAGLLGTKNDVLLVQGEAVVALEAAASSLGRPGLRALNIVTSLYGRWFGGWLRRAGAEVVDLTAPPGLPIGLEAVEAALAQGKFDLVAVVHAESATGILNPLAGILALAQATGALTVVDVVASLGGHAVEVDDLGIDIAVMGPQKSLGGQAGVSALSVSPRAWAAVHPGGEAPSILSLADQKTLWLDQGRHALPGTPSALEFHALAAALDRVRAEGLSAIERRHARAANAARAGVLALVGRNWVAEDQASNLVTPLPVPDSMSADDLLAELPEGHALSAGVGPAGDRLLRLNHTGPRAALEPVLSDLNAIAHGLHRLGVPADPGQALGAAAEAFG from the coding sequence ATGCCCGACTGGTCCCCCCTTCCCGACGCGCCGCTCTTTCCGCCCGAGGGCTACGCGCCTTTGGCCGATGCGATTGCGGGACTGCTTGGGACGAAAAACGATGTCTTGCTGGTGCAGGGCGAGGCTGTGGTTGCCCTTGAGGCCGCCGCGAGCTCGCTTGGCCGCCCGGGGCTGCGCGCACTGAATATCGTGACGAGCCTTTATGGGCGCTGGTTTGGCGGCTGGCTGCGCCGCGCTGGGGCAGAGGTCGTCGATCTGACCGCGCCCCCCGGCCTGCCGATCGGGCTTGAGGCGGTCGAGGCGGCTCTGGCTCAGGGAAAATTCGATCTGGTCGCGGTCGTCCATGCCGAATCCGCAACCGGCATTCTGAACCCTCTCGCGGGGATTCTGGCGCTGGCGCAAGCGACAGGTGCGCTGACCGTGGTCGATGTCGTGGCCTCGCTTGGCGGCCATGCGGTCGAGGTCGATGATCTTGGCATCGACATTGCCGTGATGGGGCCGCAGAAATCGCTTGGCGGTCAGGCCGGGGTTTCGGCACTGTCGGTCTCGCCGCGGGCTTGGGCCGCGGTCCACCCGGGTGGCGAGGCGCCCTCGATCCTCTCGCTGGCCGATCAGAAAACGCTCTGGCTCGATCAGGGCCGCCACGCCCTGCCCGGCACGCCTTCGGCGCTGGAATTCCACGCCCTTGCCGCGGCCCTCGACCGGGTCCGGGCAGAGGGGCTTTCCGCGATCGAGCGCCGCCATGCCCGCGCCGCGAATGCCGCGCGCGCAGGGGTGCTGGCGCTCGTCGGGCGCAATTGGGTCGCCGAGGATCAGGCGTCCAATCTGGTGACCCCGCTGCCTGTGCCCGACAGCATGTCTGCCGACGATCTGCTGGCCGAGCTGCCCGAGGGCCATGCGCTAAGCGCTGGCGTCGGCCCCGCGGGCGACCGGCTTTTGCGGCTGAACCACACCGGCCCACGCGCAGCACTTGAGCCGGTGCTGAGCGATCTCAACGCCATCGCCCATGGGCTGCACCGGCTGGGCGTGCCCGCCGATCCCGGTCAGGCGCTTGGCGCGGCGGCAGAGGCCTTTGGCTGA
- a CDS encoding GntR family transcriptional regulator, translating to MSETHALRLADFLSEAILEGRIAPGARLDEKTLAESHGLSRTPVREALTELCGRGLALRKPYRGVEVIAPDPAFLAQSFEALSEIEALCASLAAGRISISGAIALETLVERMAQVRQDGDHDLYRRLNTDLHDQICNACGNAQLAEIAKDLRGRFEMLRRAQLGSDARVGDSHDEHRQIVQAICDRDAQGAARAMRSHLRHAMAAALPLLPS from the coding sequence ATGAGCGAAACCCATGCCTTGCGCCTCGCCGATTTTCTGAGCGAGGCCATTCTTGAGGGGCGGATCGCCCCGGGGGCGCGGCTCGACGAGAAAACACTGGCCGAATCGCATGGCCTCTCGCGCACCCCGGTGCGCGAGGCGCTGACCGAGCTATGCGGGCGCGGCCTTGCTTTGCGCAAACCCTATCGCGGGGTCGAGGTGATTGCGCCCGATCCCGCCTTTCTGGCGCAATCCTTTGAAGCTTTGTCCGAGATCGAGGCGCTTTGCGCCTCTCTGGCTGCGGGGCGTATCTCGATTTCCGGCGCGATTGCCTTGGAAACCCTGGTCGAGCGCATGGCTCAGGTGCGACAGGACGGCGATCACGATCTTTACCGCCGCTTGAACACTGACCTGCATGACCAGATCTGCAATGCCTGCGGCAATGCGCAACTGGCCGAGATTGCCAAGGATCTGCGTGGACGTTTCGAAATGTTGCGCCGGGCCCAGCTTGGCTCGGACGCGCGGGTTGGCGATTCTCACGACGAGCATCGCCAGATTGTTCAGGCAATCTGCGACCGCGACGCCCAAGGCGCGGCGCGCGCCATGCGCAGCCATCTGCGCCACGCCATGGCCGCCGCCTTGCCGCTGTTGCCGTCGTAA
- a CDS encoding GGDEF domain-containing protein: MIHPEFIHTTSVSLLLPMSLHLSPEGEILTTGPTLRRLIGNARHFDMAFSIDRPRQITTGFSGLHPVLQEGGRIFLRLTAHPETIIRGHGILMGNGAALLNFGFGVGLSDAVRNFKLSDADFAPSDLALELLFLHEANVAVQGELSRFNLNLEEARKAAEVQAYTDPLTGLYNRRGLDVALGTALREAEKLPFAVGHVDLDHFKEANDQYGHAAGDLVLQRVAKILREETRSCDTAARVGGDEFVLILPSPGASPNLLKLARRIITRIEEGVCFEGQQLHVSASIGFSESSFYASPESARMLADADTALYQAKKEGRARAVLYGRSRDLEGSFSEPRPQI; the protein is encoded by the coding sequence ATGATCCACCCCGAATTCATTCACACGACCTCGGTGAGCCTGCTTCTGCCGATGAGTCTGCATCTTTCGCCCGAGGGCGAGATTCTCACCACCGGGCCGACGCTACGCCGCTTGATCGGCAACGCGCGGCATTTCGATATGGCTTTTTCGATCGATCGGCCACGTCAGATCACCACGGGATTCTCGGGTCTTCATCCGGTTCTGCAAGAGGGCGGGCGGATTTTCCTGCGGTTGACCGCGCATCCCGAGACGATCATCCGCGGCCATGGCATTTTGATGGGCAATGGCGCCGCGCTGTTAAACTTTGGCTTTGGCGTCGGGCTGTCGGATGCCGTGCGAAACTTTAAACTCTCGGACGCCGATTTCGCGCCCTCCGATCTGGCGCTCGAGCTTTTGTTTCTGCACGAGGCCAATGTCGCCGTGCAAGGAGAGCTGTCGCGGTTCAATCTCAACCTCGAAGAGGCGCGCAAGGCTGCCGAGGTGCAGGCCTATACCGATCCGCTGACCGGGCTTTACAACCGGCGCGGCCTGGATGTCGCGCTTGGCACGGCGTTGCGAGAGGCCGAAAAGCTGCCCTTCGCGGTCGGGCATGTCGATCTTGACCACTTCAAAGAAGCGAATGACCAATATGGCCATGCCGCGGGCGATCTCGTGTTGCAGCGGGTCGCGAAAATTTTGCGCGAAGAAACACGCTCTTGCGACACCGCCGCACGCGTTGGCGGGGATGAGTTCGTGCTGATCCTGCCCTCGCCGGGAGCCTCACCCAATCTGCTAAAGCTCGCGCGGCGCATCATTACCCGGATCGAAGAAGGGGTCTGTTTCGAGGGCCAGCAGCTTCATGTCTCTGCGAGCATCGGCTTTTCGGAATCGAGTTTTTACGCGTCTCCGGAGTCGGCCCGGATGCTCGCCGATGCCGATACTGCGCTCTATCAGGCCAAGAAAGAGGGGCGGGCGCGGGCGGTGCTTTATGGGCGCAGCCGCGATCTGGAGGGCAGCTTTTCAGAGCCGAGACCGCAGATCTGA
- a CDS encoding heme NO-binding domain-containing protein → MLGLVNRSIEVFLRTTYGEPLWQEVARKSSIDVRGFNSLREYKDDLTTTLLRNAAAKLGKPSLDILEDTGAWLVRLEPIRRLLRFSGSDFAEFVAALEELPGRARMAVPRLPFPPVTVVRLGPDHIRISGRDWPFGLQWMLAGALRGMADDYGVLVIIEARVEAVEMKVLVEGYTDSRPFDFSPQLEQGHPQ, encoded by the coding sequence ATGCTTGGACTGGTTAACCGTTCGATCGAGGTTTTTTTGCGCACCACCTATGGCGAGCCGCTGTGGCAGGAGGTTGCCCGAAAGTCATCCATAGATGTTCGGGGATTCAATAGTTTGCGCGAATATAAGGACGATCTGACCACGACCTTGTTGCGCAATGCGGCAGCAAAACTCGGCAAACCAAGCCTCGACATCCTTGAGGATACCGGCGCCTGGCTGGTCCGCCTCGAGCCGATCCGGCGCCTGCTGCGTTTCAGTGGCAGCGATTTTGCCGAATTCGTCGCCGCGCTCGAGGAGCTGCCGGGACGCGCGCGCATGGCGGTGCCGCGACTTCCGTTCCCGCCAGTCACCGTCGTCCGGCTGGGGCCCGATCATATCCGCATTTCTGGGCGGGATTGGCCATTTGGTTTGCAATGGATGCTTGCTGGCGCCTTGCGCGGAATGGCCGATGACTACGGCGTCCTCGTCATCATCGAGGCGCGGGTCGAAGCGGTCGAGATGAAGGTTCTCGTGGAAGGATATACAGACAGTCGGCCCTTCGATTTCTCGCCGCAATTGGAGCAGGGACACCCGCAATGA